The following nucleotide sequence is from Pedobacter sp. PACM 27299.
TCTAGCCGCAGGTCTGAGCCCTTAGCATAAAGAAAGCTGTTTTACCAGCTTGCTTTCCTTACTCCAGGGATTTTACCTGCTAATGCCATATCACGGAACAATACCCTTGATATACCGAAAGTACGCATGTAACCACGAGGACGTCCAGTTAATTTACAACGATTGTGTAAACGTACTGCAGATGAGTTTTTTGGTAACTTATCTAATCCTTCATAATCACCAGCAGCTTTAAGTTCTGCACGTTTGTCAGCATACTTAGCTACCAATTTTTGGCGCTTAATTTCGCGAGCTTTTACACCTTCTTTTGCCATTATGGATTTGTGTTATTTTGGTTTT
It contains:
- the rpsN gene encoding 30S ribosomal protein S14, coding for MAKEGVKAREIKRQKLVAKYADKRAELKAAGDYEGLDKLPKNSSAVRLHNRCKLTGRPRGYMRTFGISRVLFRDMALAGKIPGVRKASW